CGGCGATCGATCGTTACGTCCGTCACCGCAGCCCAGCCGCACGGCCGCAGGCTCCCTTCCAACGCTTCCCGACCTGGATGTGGCGAAATCGCGAGATCATGGAATTCACGGAGTGGCTGCGCGCCCACAACGAACGCAGGCGCGACGCCGACCGCGCGGGCTTCTATGGCCTCGACATCTACAACATGCGCAGTTCCATCGCTGCGGTGCTGGAGTATCTCGACAAGGTCGACCCGGAGGCGGCAGCGGTCGCGCGTGAGCGCTACGGCTGTCTAACGCCATGGCAGAACGAACCGTCTACCTATGGCCGGGCGGCGCTTAACGCCGGCTTCCGAAAATGCGAGGAAGCGGTCGTCAGACAATGCCGCGAATTGCTGGAGAGGCAGCTAGAGGCAGGACGCGAAGCGGGCGACGATCTTCTCGACGCCGCGCAGAACGCCCGCCTCGTCGCCTCGGCCGAAAGATACTACCGCATCATGTATTATAGCGGAGCCGAATCCTGGAACATGCGCGACACGCATATGTTCGAGACGCTGCGACACGTTCTTAATGCACGCGGGCCCGACGCGAAAGCGGTCGTCTGGGCCCACAACTCGCATATAGGCGACGCCCGCCACACCGACATGGGCACGGCGCGCGACGAGTTGAACATCGGCCAGCTTTGCCGGGAGAACTTCCCCCGCGAGACTGCGCTGATCGGCTTCGGCACGCATGGCGGGCATGTTGCAGCGGCGAGCGACTGGGGCGGCGAAATGGAGGTGAAGCCGATCCGGCCCTCGATCGAGGACAGCTACGAGCGCCTGTTCCACAACGCGCAAGTCGAGCGCTTCCTCCTCGATTTTTCGCGCGACCATATGCTTCGGGAGAAGCTGCTCACGCCGAGGCTCGAGCGGTTCATCGGAGTCATCTACAGACCGGAAACGGAGCGCTTGAGCCATTATGCCTATGCGTCGCTGCCCCGGCAGTTCGACGCCTTCGTCTGGTTCGACGAAACGGCACCGGTCACGCCGCTCGGCCCGGAACATATCGAGCCAGGCGTACCCGAAACATTCCCGTTCGGTTTGTGAGAGGGAAACTCGCGTCAAGAGCGTGAATGCTTACAACTGCGTCGAGATGATGTTGTCGATCCGAACCGTGCCGCCGATCACTCCGCGCTTCGAGCCCGGCGGTGCCGGCCCCTCCTCGATGACGGTATAGAGCTTCTCGTTACGGAACGCGCTCGCCATGTCGGTTGTCACGCCTTCTGCCGGTTTGGCGTCGATCTCGCGGAAATCCAGTTCCGCCTCGGAAGCAACCAGGCGGGCATCGCCGCTCGATCTGGCGACCACGGTCACCTCGCCCTGATATTGGGCGTTTTGCCAGTTCGGATCGTTGGGTTCCGCCAGCGGCGCCAGCCGAAATATCTTCAGTTCTTCTTGCATGAGCCTGCTCGATCTTATTTTGATGGACGCGCTGTCCTCGGCGGAAGTCACTCCTATTCCGATTGGTCGATCGCATGCGGCGGCGGCTGGCCTTCTTCTTGGGTTGGCCCGTCGAGGGGGAAAATCGTCCAAAGCGCCGCTACGACTATGAGGAGGACGAGCACTGCTGCGATCACGGCTCTTTGCATCGTACCTGCTTCGATCGTTGCTGAAGAAAGGCGCGGCTCTGCCACACTCGCTATCAATCGCCGCCGATTGGAATTGTTCCGAATCCGCTCTCACGATTCATCGAGCTAGTACGGCGCGAATTTGGAACTTTTCCCGGTGCCATCAGTTCGGTGAGCCGCAAAAAAGAAAGGAACATCCGATGGCGGCGGCGAACAAAAATTTGCTGGCTTGGCTTAGGGACGCGCATGCGATGGAAGAGCAGGCGATCACCATGCTTACCAGCCAGTCCAGACGGCTGGAAAACTATCCCGAGCTCAAAGCCCGGATCGATCGTCACCTGCAGGAAACGCGCGACCAGGCCGCAATGCTCGAGCGGTGCCTCGAGCGGCTCGACGGCGGTGCCTCGACTATCAAGGACATTACCGGCAAGATCGTGGCCTTCGGGCAGAGCCTGAGTGGCCTTTTCGTCGACGACGAAGTGGTCAAGGGTTCGCTCGCCAATTACACGTTCGAGCATATGGAGATCGCCAGCTACAAGATCCTGATCGCAGCGGCGGACTATGCAGGTGATCAGGAAACGAAGCGGGTCTGCGAAACCATCCTGCAGCAAGAGATTGCGATGGCGGAATGGCTCGAGCAGCACACAGGCGAGATCACCCGCAAGTTCCTCGAGCGGGACAAGCGCGACGTGACGGCCAAGCATTGACCGTTCCCAAAGCGGCGGCAGCCCCGCGGATCCTTCCGGTCGCGGGCAGCGCGTCAGTCGATCACGCGGCAGGTCACCCGACGAACCCGCGTTGAAGGAAAGGCGGGCTCCTCAGATTCTCGAGCCCTTAAGCCGCGCCGCAGCATCTTCTTTCTTGCTGATACGAAGGGGGCACAATCGCCGCGCGGCCACCGAACCTGCGGCGAGATGCCTTCGCCGTCGAAACGGAACAATGTGGGCACACGCGCTTTCCCCTGACAGACAGAAGGAAGGACATCATGGCACGGAATAGTCCGAAGGACCGGCCCCGAGCGACGCCTGCTCCCCCGCCAGATGAAGAGTTGCCCGCGAACGGACCGGACGAAGAATACGCGCAACCCGTCGTCACGGGCCGCGTGCGCCCGACCCGCAGCAGGGACGAGGCGAATGTCGATCCCGATGAAGCTCTCCCGAACGACGAGGAGGAAGAGTCGATTGCCGACAATCCGTCGCGCGAAGAGGTGCGCTTTGGCGAGGTGAAATCGCCGCGGCCCTGAGGACGCCCGGTCGACCGTGGAGATACAGGAAACCCCGGGCGACAGCGCCGGTTGGCCCATTTGAGGAGGTGCAACCATGGTTATGGATTATCTTTGGCTATTCGCAACCGCCGGCGGAGCCTTCATCCTGGGTGCCGCGGTGGCCTATGCGATCTTAAGGCAGAAACCACTGCCGCCGGCCGCCAAGGAAGCGCAGAAGCGAAAGATCGACGAGCTTTACGAGCGTTCGCCTGAAAACAGAAGCCGCTGAACCCGTCCGGCGCGTCCATGGAGCAGGATCCCCTGATCATTTTCGGAGTGGCTTCCGCGGCAGCGCTCGCCTCGCCGCTTGGTGGCCTGATCGCGGTCTGGGCGCGACCTTCGAGCCTCCTTCTCTCGATCGCGGTCGGCTTCGCGGCCGGCGTTCTGCTGGGCACCTTCGCCTTCGAGATGATGCCAAAGTCGCTGGAGCTCGCATCTGTTCCCGTGGTCGCCGCCGGTTTCCTGCTTGGCTTGGCTCTCGTCTATTTCCTTGACCTTTATGTCAACCGCTGGCGCATGGCGGGAGAGGAAGCGGATCAGAATCGCGC
The Ensifer sp. WSM1721 genome window above contains:
- a CDS encoding ferritin-like domain-containing protein, yielding MAAANKNLLAWLRDAHAMEEQAITMLTSQSRRLENYPELKARIDRHLQETRDQAAMLERCLERLDGGASTIKDITGKIVAFGQSLSGLFVDDEVVKGSLANYTFEHMEIASYKILIAAADYAGDQETKRVCETILQQEIAMAEWLEQHTGEITRKFLERDKRDVTAKH
- a CDS encoding protein-L-isoaspartate(D-aspartate) O-methyltransferase — translated: MIDFTRARDRMVVSHLSRRGIKYPDVLEAMRLVPREAFVDPGFEEFAYEDSALSIGHGQTISQPYIVALMTERAEVEPGDTVLEIGTGSGYAAAVLSRIAAHVYTIERHAGLAETAQRRFADLGYRNIDVRIGDGTRGWPEAGPFDAILVAAGGPAVPHALKEQLDLGGHLVIPVGPPEEQRLVRITRVNATTFEEQDLGGVRFVPLVGEEGWAEERTAPRGSSRLRPPPTLSEMIADAAEPLPDFDDPAFGRLFDRFAKQRLVLLGEASHGTSEFYRARAAITRRLIEAHGFTIVAVEADWPDAAAIDRYVRHRSPAARPQAPFQRFPTWMWRNREIMEFTEWLRAHNERRRDADRAGFYGLDIYNMRSSIAAVLEYLDKVDPEAAAVARERYGCLTPWQNEPSTYGRAALNAGFRKCEEAVVRQCRELLERQLEAGREAGDDLLDAAQNARLVASAERYYRIMYYSGAESWNMRDTHMFETLRHVLNARGPDAKAVVWAHNSHIGDARHTDMGTARDELNIGQLCRENFPRETALIGFGTHGGHVAAASDWGGEMEVKPIRPSIEDSYERLFHNAQVERFLLDFSRDHMLREKLLTPRLERFIGVIYRPETERLSHYAYASLPRQFDAFVWFDETAPVTPLGPEHIEPGVPETFPFGL